A single genomic interval of Agarivorans aestuarii harbors:
- a CDS encoding isocitrate lyase/PEP mutase family protein, which translates to MTFNNLHHQQSPLLLCNVWDVASANIAKKLGFTAIGTSSAAIAAARGLDDGEQLSFNELIQVVAQIKQHCSLPLSVDIEAGYSQNPQTIVDNILSLNELGVVGINIEDSVVKQQRELLPANDFAATLSFIKNQLTQREIEIFINARSDVFLVGCKDAVRLAKQRMQLYIDAGADGIFLPGIEQLEHIEELSKHCSVPLNVMCMPHLANFAQLQAAGVKRISMGNFVFNNMQQHLESQLASIKQSQSFATLF; encoded by the coding sequence ATGACATTCAATAACTTACACCATCAACAGTCACCACTATTACTCTGCAATGTTTGGGATGTTGCGAGTGCGAATATAGCCAAAAAGCTTGGTTTTACCGCAATAGGAACATCAAGCGCAGCAATTGCTGCTGCTCGAGGTTTAGATGACGGCGAACAGCTTTCGTTTAACGAATTAATCCAGGTTGTTGCGCAAATAAAGCAACACTGCAGCTTGCCTTTAAGTGTCGATATAGAAGCAGGTTACAGCCAAAACCCTCAAACTATTGTCGACAACATACTGTCACTCAATGAACTCGGTGTAGTTGGAATAAACATTGAAGACAGCGTGGTAAAACAGCAGCGAGAATTGCTGCCTGCGAACGACTTTGCAGCCACGCTTTCCTTTATAAAAAATCAGCTCACGCAAAGAGAGATAGAAATCTTCATTAATGCCAGAAGTGATGTTTTCCTTGTTGGCTGCAAGGATGCCGTAAGGCTAGCCAAGCAACGGATGCAACTTTACATCGACGCCGGTGCGGATGGGATCTTTTTACCCGGTATCGAGCAGCTGGAGCATATTGAAGAACTAAGTAAACACTGCAGCGTACCGCTAAATGTAATGTGCATGCCGCATTTAGCTAACTTTGCTCAACTGCAGGCTGCAGGGGTTAAACGCATCAGTATGGGTAACTTTGTATTTAACAACATGCAGCAACATCTGGAAAGTCAGCTGGCCAGCATTAAGCAAAGCCAATCTTTTGCAACGCTGTTTTAA
- a CDS encoding exo-alpha-sialidase: MKLCSVERVWDEGEHNAFTDLCEFKQALWLCFREAEAHVSDEGDIRILRRAADDSRFESAALMHLPGIDLRDPKLVESPDGRLLLTCAGVNRSSEKFDLQSYIAWSDDGENWSDLSAQGDAGMWLWRSRYLADSAYAVAYNYSLDKVNLYRMDPQGNYQLHLDPLFSLQQNGLAYPNEHDLCLMDDGSALCLLRRDKDTGTGQLGYAKPPYLDWQWQDLQQQIGGPAMIKLDDGRLLCAVRLYQPVRTSLCWLDADKAQLKEFQVLPSDGDTSYPGLVQQGNKVFCSYYSSHEEKTAIYFAELDLSQE, encoded by the coding sequence ATGAAGTTATGCTCAGTAGAGCGGGTATGGGATGAAGGAGAGCATAACGCTTTTACTGATCTGTGCGAGTTTAAGCAAGCTCTATGGTTGTGCTTTCGTGAAGCTGAAGCACATGTGAGTGATGAAGGAGATATTCGCATTTTACGTCGCGCTGCAGATGACTCTCGCTTTGAGTCGGCAGCGTTAATGCACCTACCAGGTATTGATTTACGTGACCCCAAGTTAGTTGAAAGCCCAGACGGGCGGCTGCTACTAACCTGCGCAGGGGTAAATCGCAGCAGCGAGAAGTTTGATTTACAAAGCTATATAGCATGGTCGGACGATGGTGAAAACTGGAGCGATTTAAGTGCCCAAGGCGATGCAGGCATGTGGTTATGGCGCAGCCGCTATTTAGCCGATAGCGCTTACGCTGTGGCTTACAACTACAGCTTAGATAAAGTAAATCTTTATCGAATGGACCCGCAGGGTAACTATCAGCTGCACTTGGATCCTTTATTTAGCTTGCAACAAAATGGTTTGGCTTACCCCAATGAGCATGATTTGTGTTTAATGGATGATGGCTCTGCATTGTGTTTATTACGTCGTGATAAAGATACCGGTACCGGGCAGCTGGGTTATGCCAAGCCACCTTATCTAGATTGGCAATGGCAAGATTTACAACAGCAAATTGGCGGCCCAGCAATGATCAAACTTGATGATGGCCGTTTGCTCTGTGCTGTGCGTTTATATCAACCGGTGCGCACTAGCTTGTGTTGGTTAGATGCTGATAAGGCTCAGCTAAAAGAGTTTCAAGTATTGCCTTCCGATGGTGATACCAGTTATCCGGGATTGGTACAGCAGGGCAATAAGGTGTTTTGCAGCTATTACTCTAGCCATGAAGAGAAAACAGCCATTTACTTTGCCGAGTTAGATTTGAGCCAAGAGTGA
- a CDS encoding YceH family protein — protein sequence MEQNLSLEQTRVIGALLEKETTTPDQYPLSLNALTLACNQKSNREPVMAMTEAEVQDVLVQLQDLRIVTEAPMAGRVVRYQHRFCNSQFGGLQLTEGQRAIICLLFLRGPQTPGELRTRSQRLANFASVQEVEQSLSELAEHEAGKLVLKLEREPGKRESRYAHLFSGEPALPAASHVATSAPVVSNQNAELQQQIDELKQELMALKQRVSDLEQ from the coding sequence GTGGAACAGAATTTAAGCCTAGAGCAAACCCGTGTTATTGGTGCCTTGTTAGAAAAAGAAACCACAACACCCGATCAATACCCGCTATCACTTAACGCATTAACCCTAGCCTGTAATCAAAAAAGTAACCGTGAGCCGGTTATGGCAATGACCGAGGCCGAAGTACAAGATGTGCTGGTGCAGCTGCAAGATTTACGCATTGTGACCGAAGCACCAATGGCAGGCCGAGTGGTACGTTATCAACACCGTTTCTGTAATAGCCAATTTGGTGGTTTGCAGCTAACAGAGGGACAACGAGCCATTATCTGTTTGCTGTTTTTGCGTGGGCCGCAAACTCCCGGTGAGCTGCGTACCCGTAGCCAGCGTCTAGCTAATTTTGCCAGCGTGCAAGAGGTAGAGCAAAGCTTGAGTGAACTGGCCGAGCATGAAGCCGGAAAACTGGTGCTTAAACTTGAGCGAGAGCCGGGAAAGCGAGAGTCTCGTTATGCTCATTTATTTTCGGGTGAGCCAGCATTGCCTGCAGCAAGTCATGTGGCGACCAGCGCACCTGTTGTTTCAAACCAAAATGCAGAGTTGCAGCAGCAAATTGATGAGTTAAAACAAGAGCTCATGGCCTTAAAACAACGAGTGAGTGACTTAGAGCAATAA
- a CDS encoding GGDEF domain-containing protein has protein sequence MESFRWTSDFETGISVVDDQHRHLIDLINQIGELLTDSHSPQQAAIESLSQELNNYVKEHFREEELLMAKHKVDPRHCQAHVKAHREFLGEVAKLSQFNNDNKQSKIKHLLDYLIQWLAYHILGIDQVLTKQLHYIEGGDSPASAYSKIEQPNDLATEPLITALRGLFHQVSVRNNELLELNQNLEQKVQERTLALQKTNQHLQSLAHTDVLTGLPNRRHAMIQLMELWKQSLENDSPLACMMIDADHFKQINDRNGHDAGDAVLMLLARALRESVRNDDVIARLGGDEFLLICPNTNAEGALNLGRSIRERIANMQLNNQRYSVTVSVGIASRSQEMQHHEAIMKAADKAVYQAKAEGKNCVRTFADLANQQAS, from the coding sequence ATGGAATCATTTCGTTGGACATCAGATTTTGAAACAGGGATTTCTGTTGTTGACGATCAGCATCGCCACTTAATTGATTTAATTAATCAAATTGGTGAGCTGCTCACCGACAGCCATAGTCCGCAACAAGCTGCTATCGAATCGCTAAGCCAAGAGCTAAACAACTACGTTAAAGAGCACTTTCGTGAAGAAGAGTTGCTTATGGCAAAACACAAAGTCGACCCTCGCCATTGCCAAGCTCATGTTAAAGCGCATCGAGAGTTTTTAGGCGAAGTGGCCAAGCTCAGTCAATTTAACAACGACAATAAACAAAGCAAAATTAAGCACTTATTGGATTATCTGATTCAGTGGTTGGCCTATCATATTCTAGGCATCGATCAGGTGCTGACTAAACAGCTGCATTACATAGAAGGCGGCGACAGCCCAGCCTCTGCTTATAGCAAAATTGAGCAACCTAATGACTTAGCCACCGAGCCATTAATTACTGCTTTGCGCGGTTTGTTTCATCAGGTAAGCGTGCGTAACAACGAATTACTCGAGCTTAATCAAAACCTTGAACAAAAAGTGCAAGAGCGCACCCTAGCGCTACAAAAAACCAATCAGCACTTGCAGTCTTTGGCACATACCGACGTACTCACCGGCCTGCCTAACCGCCGGCATGCGATGATTCAATTGATGGAGCTTTGGAAGCAATCACTTGAAAACGACAGCCCATTAGCCTGCATGATGATTGATGCCGACCACTTTAAACAAATTAACGACCGCAATGGTCATGACGCGGGAGACGCGGTATTAATGCTACTCGCACGGGCCTTGCGAGAATCGGTGCGCAACGACGATGTAATAGCTCGCTTGGGCGGCGATGAGTTTTTGCTTATTTGCCCCAATACCAATGCTGAAGGGGCATTAAATCTTGGCCGCAGTATTCGTGAACGCATAGCCAATATGCAGCTCAATAATCAGCGCTATAGCGTTACGGTAAGTGTAGGCATTGCTAGTCGCAGCCAAGAGATGCAGCACCACGAAGCGATTATGAAAGCCGCCGACAAGGCAGTCTACCAAGCCAAAGCAGAAGGCAAAAACTGCGTTCGCACCTTTGCCGACTTAGCTAACCAACAAGCCAGCTAA
- a CDS encoding ABC transporter permease, protein MTIDISWLALAAFSLILLIPIGLNCHFKLSLGKDIGSSLLRMLVQLVLLGLYLQFLFDLNSLWVNLLWLIVMLVVGASAILGKAKLPKRNLFIPVLLGLVLGLSPLLILLLFALLKPSPSYSAQYLIPLAGMLLGNSLSGNIVALQRLFSALDEKTAEYHAYLALGANRLQATQGFVQNAMQQAFAPVLASMSTVGLVTLPGMMTGQILAGSDPMVAVKYQLAILIAIFVMLSVSISTTLSISIRVAISPTGLVKITKN, encoded by the coding sequence ATGACCATAGATATTAGCTGGCTGGCACTTGCTGCTTTTTCACTAATACTGCTGATTCCTATCGGGCTTAACTGCCACTTCAAACTGAGCTTAGGCAAAGACATAGGCAGCAGCTTACTAAGAATGCTTGTGCAATTAGTGTTGCTAGGTCTGTACTTACAGTTCTTGTTTGATTTAAACAGCTTGTGGGTCAACCTACTTTGGTTAATCGTTATGCTTGTGGTGGGCGCTAGTGCCATTCTTGGCAAAGCCAAATTACCTAAAAGAAACTTGTTTATACCAGTCTTATTGGGGCTGGTGCTGGGCTTAAGTCCTTTACTGATACTACTGCTATTCGCCTTACTAAAGCCGAGCCCTAGCTATAGCGCTCAGTACCTCATCCCCCTAGCAGGTATGCTTTTAGGCAACAGCCTTAGTGGAAACATTGTGGCTTTACAGCGCCTATTTAGCGCACTGGATGAAAAAACCGCCGAATACCACGCTTATTTAGCGCTTGGCGCTAACCGACTACAAGCAACTCAAGGCTTTGTGCAAAATGCTATGCAGCAAGCTTTTGCCCCGGTACTCGCCTCTATGAGTACCGTAGGTTTGGTCACCCTTCCAGGTATGATGACCGGCCAAATACTCGCAGGCAGTGACCCAATGGTAGCGGTGAAGTATCAACTGGCTATTCTGATTGCTATTTTTGTCATGTTAAGTGTCTCAATTTCGACCACGCTTAGTATTAGCATTCGAGTCGCCATTAGCCCAACCGGGCTAGTTAAAATCACTAAAAATTAG
- a CDS encoding DUF3302 domain-containing protein — protein sequence MFLDFFALGLLFFVGLTLFYGIIAIHDIPYEISKHRNHPHQDAIHVAGWISLFTLHAIWPFLWIWATLYREDRGWGFKQLQQQEQELEQKEQQLEDQNEELIEEITKLKRQVAIISKHVQQLEQQQGNQ from the coding sequence ATGTTTTTGGATTTTTTCGCTTTAGGACTACTTTTCTTTGTAGGCTTAACCTTGTTCTACGGCATCATTGCCATTCACGATATTCCTTACGAAATATCAAAACATCGTAATCACCCTCACCAAGATGCCATCCATGTAGCGGGCTGGATAAGTTTATTCACCCTCCATGCTATTTGGCCCTTTTTATGGATATGGGCCACTTTATACCGGGAAGACCGAGGTTGGGGTTTTAAGCAGTTGCAACAGCAAGAACAAGAGCTCGAACAAAAAGAGCAACAACTGGAAGATCAGAACGAAGAGTTAATTGAAGAAATTACTAAGCTAAAACGCCAAGTAGCGATTATTAGCAAACATGTTCAGCAGCTAGAGCAACAACAGGGGAATCAATAA
- a CDS encoding HlyD family secretion protein codes for MDLLLILTYAGICIAIFKIFNIPLTKWTVPTAVLGGIVIIGVLMILMNYNHPFTANARQVYTSVPIMPLVRGKVIEVPVKPNQLIKAGDVLFKLDPEPFEAVVEQREAEVAAAQQQVPQLLAQLASAQATTNAAKAERDRTQKAYQRYAEGRKKGGKNSPFTELEVENRQQAYLAAEAQLQVAQANQTNAQLAYDSQINGVNTNVARLQSQLDKALFDLEQTVVHAPTDGYVTQLGLRKGMVAVPMPLRPVMTFIPKEESIFVGAFWENSIKRLKEGDEAEFIVTAQPGIVFKGTVVQVMPTIAEGEFQANGSLRGAEAFFVHSRSLVIIDPEPRFDEFDFPMGISGQVAIYTEHFHHVSMIRKVLLRMQGWVNYIFPFH; via the coding sequence ATGGATTTATTGCTTATTCTCACCTACGCAGGGATCTGCATCGCGATATTCAAAATCTTTAATATTCCCCTGACTAAATGGACGGTTCCTACCGCCGTGCTCGGTGGCATTGTAATCATTGGGGTATTAATGATCCTGATGAACTACAACCATCCCTTTACCGCTAATGCTCGGCAGGTGTATACCTCAGTCCCCATTATGCCGCTAGTGCGTGGCAAGGTAATCGAAGTACCCGTAAAACCCAATCAGCTAATTAAGGCTGGCGATGTATTATTCAAACTCGACCCCGAGCCGTTTGAAGCAGTGGTAGAGCAGCGCGAAGCCGAAGTAGCAGCCGCTCAACAACAAGTGCCGCAATTACTGGCGCAACTCGCCAGCGCACAAGCCACCACCAACGCAGCGAAAGCCGAGCGAGATCGCACCCAAAAAGCTTATCAACGCTATGCCGAAGGGCGTAAAAAGGGTGGCAAAAACAGCCCCTTTACTGAGCTAGAAGTAGAAAATCGCCAACAAGCGTATTTAGCAGCAGAAGCCCAACTGCAAGTTGCTCAAGCCAATCAAACCAATGCTCAGCTAGCCTACGACTCGCAAATTAATGGGGTGAATACCAATGTTGCACGATTACAAAGCCAGTTAGATAAAGCCCTGTTTGACCTTGAGCAAACCGTGGTGCATGCGCCTACCGATGGTTACGTTACGCAATTAGGTTTACGTAAAGGCATGGTGGCCGTTCCTATGCCATTGCGTCCAGTGATGACCTTTATTCCTAAGGAAGAAAGCATTTTTGTTGGTGCCTTTTGGGAAAACTCCATCAAACGTTTGAAAGAGGGAGACGAAGCCGAGTTTATTGTTACCGCCCAGCCAGGCATTGTATTTAAAGGTACCGTCGTTCAGGTAATGCCTACCATTGCCGAAGGTGAGTTCCAAGCCAATGGCAGTTTGCGCGGCGCCGAAGCCTTTTTTGTTCATAGCCGCAGCTTAGTGATTATTGATCCTGAGCCGCGCTTTGATGAGTTTGACTTCCCCATGGGCATTAGTGGTCAAGTCGCCATTTATACCGAGCACTTCCATCATGTATCTATGATTAGAAAGGTATTGCTGCGAATGCAAGGTTGGGTGAACTACATCTTCCCCTTCCACTAG
- a CDS encoding DUF2860 domain-containing protein, with the protein MFKRVSSLLCCSMLFSFTADARPLAEAPGWSATINLNVGYVSGQNQFSTDDDNQITDDLNNNGKSSSSAIVYPLLRVDYTTQDLKNQFFLGNSRENLGRAQFQYELGYTRAISDRSKITAAYFPELPLLNDTWADPYLVGSARQKTDENYQGGRLRFESIADSPLTLEYVYANRTVDNEQSGVALFGANSAQAKALDRNANLHRLIAETFVPLSRKWFLAPAVAYTTAKADGSANDFDQYTLRLTSIYRSGPHVFTLNTEYGQTKYSGSNPVFDMQTQKDDKISLFGIYVFNEPFGWKNTMFNLLGGYNNTDSNITFYDSKGGIAALGFGYRFK; encoded by the coding sequence ATGTTTAAACGAGTAAGTTCGCTACTCTGTTGCAGTATGCTATTTAGTTTCACTGCCGACGCCCGCCCTTTAGCAGAAGCGCCGGGCTGGTCTGCCACTATTAACTTGAACGTAGGTTATGTAAGCGGCCAGAATCAGTTTTCTACTGATGACGATAACCAAATTACCGACGATCTAAATAACAATGGCAAAAGCTCTAGCTCTGCAATTGTTTACCCCTTATTGCGGGTAGACTACACAACTCAAGACTTAAAGAATCAGTTCTTCTTGGGTAACAGCCGCGAAAACTTAGGTCGAGCACAGTTTCAATACGAACTGGGTTACACCCGCGCAATTAGTGACCGCAGCAAAATAACCGCGGCATACTTTCCTGAGCTCCCTTTACTTAACGACACTTGGGCAGATCCATACTTAGTTGGCAGTGCTCGGCAAAAGACCGATGAGAATTATCAAGGTGGCCGCTTACGGTTTGAATCCATTGCCGACAGCCCGTTAACTCTGGAATATGTTTACGCCAATCGCACTGTAGACAACGAACAGAGCGGTGTAGCTTTGTTTGGTGCAAATTCTGCTCAAGCGAAAGCCTTGGATAGAAATGCCAACCTGCATCGATTAATTGCCGAAACCTTTGTGCCTTTATCCCGTAAATGGTTCTTAGCGCCAGCAGTGGCTTACACCACCGCCAAAGCCGACGGTAGCGCCAACGACTTCGACCAATATACTTTACGTTTAACCAGCATTTACCGCTCGGGTCCGCACGTGTTCACACTGAATACGGAATATGGTCAAACCAAATACTCCGGTAGCAATCCCGTGTTTGATATGCAAACTCAAAAAGACGACAAGATATCGCTATTTGGCATTTATGTATTTAACGAACCCTTTGGTTGGAAGAACACCATGTTTAACCTGCTGGGTGGTTACAACAATACCGATTCCAACATTACCTTTTACGATAGCAAAGGTGGCATTGCAGCCCTTGGCTTTGGTTACAGATTTAAATAA